One segment of Bradyrhizobium sp. CB2312 DNA contains the following:
- a CDS encoding molybdopterin cofactor-binding domain-containing protein: MLQAVKSANPGRGDEPWVGRSIERIEDAALLSGRGRFIDDLGVQPGTLHATILRSPHAHADILSIDTEAANRLPGVAAVLTGSDVKAVTTSLVVGVKAPVECWPIAIDRVRYVGEPVAVVVASDRARAEDAAELINVEYRPRGAVVDPLGAIAPGAPVLHDGFPGNLASDRSFRYGDPEKAFADASHRFSIDIRYPRNSCTPIETYGVVASHDAGEDAYEVLANFQGPFSIHTVIARALKVPGNRLRLRTPPDSGGSFGVKQGVFPYIVLIAAAARLTGRPVKWIEDRLEHLTASVSATNRATTLAAAVAADGKILALDWDQVEDCGAHLRAPEPATLYRMHGNLTGAYDISHVKIRNRVVVTNKTPTGLNRGFGGPQVYFALERLVQRIAIGLGVDPLDVIKRNLIDAGAFPYRTATGALLDSGNYQEAVARAVEQGRLAVLKAKRDAARAQGRLYGIGFTAVVEPSVSNMGYITTVLTAAERRKAGPKNGAQATATVGLDPVGSVTVHVASVPQGQGHRTVLSQVVADVFGLQPKDIRVNTEIDTAKDAWSIASGNYASRFAAAVAGTAKLAAERVAGRLARIAASRLNVEAADIVFAKGFVASKHNPENRIAFSRVAALSHWSPGSLPDDAGQTIRETVFWTPPELTPPDDDDRINSSLCHGFIFDFCGVEVDRTTLETRIDRYVTMHDCGTILHPGMVNGQIRGGFTQALGAALYEEYAYAEDGSFLTGTLADYLLPTTTEVPEPEIFHMETPSPFTPLGAKGVGEGNCMSTPVCIANAVADALGVADITLPLVPARLAELVRGAEPPPPEGDATAAPAREGDRRLHGEGQASVKGAPEQVWAMLLDPAALQSVIPGCQRVDKITDTHFRADVTLGIGPVTGRYRADVELFDLDPPHAVTLRGGATGALGFGNAEGRITLAPDGNGGTKLTYSYDAAIGGKVASIGGRLLDGATRVIIGQFFTALARKAGGGGAERGGFSLFALLAKVASLFGGRR; this comes from the coding sequence ATGTTGCAGGCGGTCAAATCCGCAAATCCGGGACGTGGCGATGAGCCGTGGGTCGGGCGTTCGATCGAACGCATCGAGGACGCCGCGCTGCTCTCTGGCCGCGGCCGCTTCATCGACGATCTCGGCGTCCAGCCCGGCACGCTGCACGCAACCATCCTGCGCTCGCCGCATGCGCATGCCGATATTCTCTCCATCGATACTGAAGCTGCAAACCGCCTGCCGGGCGTCGCGGCGGTTCTGACCGGCAGCGACGTCAAGGCCGTCACCACGAGCCTCGTCGTCGGCGTGAAGGCGCCCGTGGAGTGTTGGCCCATTGCGATCGACCGCGTGCGCTATGTCGGCGAACCGGTCGCCGTGGTGGTCGCCTCGGATCGTGCGCGCGCCGAGGATGCGGCCGAGCTCATCAATGTCGAATATCGCCCGCGCGGCGCCGTCGTCGATCCGCTCGGCGCGATCGCGCCCGGCGCGCCGGTGCTGCATGACGGCTTTCCCGGCAATCTCGCCAGCGATCGCTCATTCCGCTATGGCGATCCCGAAAAAGCCTTTGCGGATGCGTCGCATCGTTTCTCCATCGATATCCGCTATCCCCGCAATTCCTGCACGCCGATCGAGACCTACGGCGTCGTCGCCTCGCACGACGCCGGTGAGGACGCCTATGAGGTGCTCGCGAATTTCCAGGGTCCGTTCAGCATCCACACGGTGATTGCGCGTGCGCTAAAGGTGCCGGGCAACCGGCTGCGGCTGCGCACGCCGCCGGATTCCGGTGGCAGCTTTGGCGTCAAGCAGGGCGTGTTTCCCTACATCGTGCTGATCGCCGCCGCCGCGCGCCTCACGGGACGGCCGGTGAAGTGGATCGAGGACCGGCTCGAACATCTCACCGCATCGGTGTCGGCGACCAATCGCGCGACGACGCTGGCAGCGGCGGTCGCGGCCGATGGAAAGATCCTCGCGCTCGACTGGGACCAGGTCGAGGACTGCGGCGCTCACTTACGCGCGCCCGAACCGGCAACGCTGTATCGCATGCACGGCAATCTGACCGGCGCCTACGACATAAGCCACGTCAAGATCCGCAATCGTGTCGTCGTCACCAACAAGACGCCGACCGGCCTCAACCGCGGCTTTGGCGGTCCGCAGGTCTATTTCGCGCTGGAGCGGTTGGTGCAGCGGATCGCGATCGGGCTTGGGGTCGATCCGCTCGATGTCATCAAGCGCAACCTGATCGATGCGGGCGCTTTCCCTTATCGCACCGCGACCGGCGCCTTACTCGATTCCGGCAATTACCAGGAAGCCGTCGCGCGCGCAGTCGAGCAGGGCAGGCTTGCCGTGCTGAAGGCGAAGCGCGACGCGGCGCGGGCGCAGGGGCGCCTCTACGGCATCGGCTTCACCGCGGTGGTCGAGCCCAGCGTCTCGAACATGGGCTACATCACCACCGTGCTGACGGCGGCCGAGCGCCGCAAGGCTGGACCGAAGAACGGCGCGCAGGCGACCGCCACCGTCGGGCTCGATCCGGTCGGCAGCGTCACGGTTCATGTCGCCTCGGTGCCGCAGGGGCAGGGCCACCGCACCGTGCTGTCCCAGGTCGTCGCCGATGTCTTCGGCCTCCAGCCCAAGGATATCCGCGTCAACACCGAGATCGACACCGCCAAGGATGCCTGGTCGATCGCCTCAGGGAATTACGCCAGCCGTTTCGCCGCCGCCGTGGCAGGCACGGCCAAGCTCGCCGCCGAACGCGTCGCTGGTCGGCTCGCGCGCATCGCCGCCAGTCGGCTGAATGTCGAGGCCGCCGACATCGTGTTCGCAAAGGGTTTCGTCGCCTCGAAGCATAATCCGGAGAACCGGATCGCGTTCTCGCGCGTCGCCGCGCTCAGCCACTGGTCGCCGGGCTCGCTGCCTGACGATGCCGGCCAGACCATTCGTGAGACCGTGTTCTGGACGCCGCCGGAATTGACGCCGCCTGATGATGACGACCGCATCAACTCCTCGCTCTGCCACGGTTTCATCTTCGACTTCTGCGGCGTCGAGGTCGATCGGACCACGCTGGAGACGCGGATCGATCGCTACGTCACCATGCATGATTGCGGCACGATCCTGCATCCCGGCATGGTCAACGGCCAGATCCGCGGCGGCTTCACCCAGGCGCTCGGTGCCGCGCTCTACGAGGAATACGCCTACGCCGAGGACGGCAGCTTCCTGACGGGAACGCTTGCCGACTATCTGCTGCCGACCACGACCGAGGTGCCGGAGCCCGAGATCTTCCACATGGAGACGCCGTCGCCGTTCACGCCGCTCGGCGCAAAGGGCGTCGGCGAAGGCAATTGCATGTCGACGCCGGTGTGCATCGCCAATGCGGTCGCGGATGCGCTCGGCGTTGCCGATATCACGCTGCCGCTGGTGCCGGCGCGACTTGCGGAGCTCGTGCGCGGCGCCGAGCCGCCGCCGCCGGAAGGTGACGCGACCGCGGCGCCTGCGCGCGAAGGCGACCGGCGGCTGCACGGCGAGGGGCAGGCCTCGGTCAAGGGGGCGCCCGAGCAGGTCTGGGCGATGCTGCTCGATCCCGCCGCGCTGCAATCGGTCATTCCCGGCTGCCAGCGCGTCGACAAGATCACCGACACCCATTTCCGCGCCGACGTCACGCTCGGCATCGGCCCCGTCACCGGACGCTATCGCGCCGACGTCGAACTGTTCGATCTCGATCCGCCGCACGCCGTCACCTTGCGCGGCGGCGCCACTGGCGCGCTCGGCTTCGGCAACGCCGAGGGGCGCATTACGCTCGCGCCCGACGGCAACGGCGGGACGAAGCTCACCTACAGCTATGACGCCGCCATCGGCGGCAAGGTCGCGAGCATTGGCGGCCGGCTGCTGGATGGCGCGACGCGCGTGATCATCGGCCAGTTCTTCACCGCGCTCGCCCGCAAGGCGGGCGGTGGCGGGGCGGAGAGGGGCGGCTTCTCGCTGTTCGCGCTGCTGGCGAAGGTCGCGAGCCTGTTCGGGGGGCGCCGATGA
- a CDS encoding AraC family transcriptional regulator: MSTALRIAHGAFGRVALLDMDRSLVRHAHHHCHVLLKVEGADTHFMVGDQVTPLTDTAAVLVDGWKPHAYVHDVNRPRTLIMALYIEPEWLKEFRPGWAASGAPGFFERPSGEVSPRIRQLTLHLAAEMMANPDAVRTHEETLSDLMIAVIERFTPWRSFPTSIRGMSAVSCDWRIRRAMDAMRAQDSYASVDQFVRGAGLSRAQFFRLFETSLGVSPKIYLNVVRMERALEAVMREDTPLGELSERFGFPEPAHFTRFFRDHAGVSPREFRNVSRLAG; encoded by the coding sequence ATGTCGACGGCCCTGCGCATCGCTCATGGCGCTTTCGGCAGGGTCGCTCTGCTCGACATGGACCGTTCGCTGGTCCGCCACGCTCACCATCATTGCCACGTCCTGCTCAAGGTCGAGGGCGCCGACACCCATTTCATGGTCGGCGACCAGGTCACGCCGCTGACGGACACCGCCGCGGTGCTCGTCGACGGCTGGAAGCCGCATGCTTACGTGCACGACGTCAATCGTCCGCGCACGCTCATCATGGCGCTCTATATCGAGCCGGAATGGCTGAAGGAGTTCCGACCCGGGTGGGCCGCCAGCGGCGCGCCGGGCTTTTTCGAGCGACCGTCGGGCGAGGTGTCGCCGCGCATCCGCCAGCTCACGCTGCATTTGGCGGCCGAAATGATGGCGAATCCGGATGCGGTGCGGACGCACGAGGAGACGCTGTCGGACCTGATGATCGCGGTGATCGAGCGTTTCACGCCCTGGCGCAGCTTCCCGACCTCGATCCGTGGCATGAGCGCGGTGAGCTGCGACTGGCGCATCCGCCGCGCGATGGACGCGATGCGCGCTCAGGATTCCTATGCCAGCGTCGACCAGTTCGTGAGGGGCGCCGGCCTGTCGCGCGCGCAGTTCTTCCGGCTGTTCGAGACCTCGCTCGGCGTCTCGCCAAAGATCTATCTCAACGTCGTCCGCATGGAGCGCGCGCTGGAAGCCGTGATGCGCGAGGACACGCCGCTCGGCGAGCTCAGCGAGCGGTTTGGCTTTCCGGAGCCGGCGCATTTCACGCGCTTCTTCCGCGATCACGCAGGCGTCAGCCCGCGCGAGTTTCGCAACGTCTCGCGCCTTGCGGGTTAA
- a CDS encoding UbiD family decarboxylase translates to METPVRTAAKTSSDLRAWLAYLAERGKLAIAREGIGLADELAAIAKRLERDSAVLFPRPDGHDIPVVANLFAGRDWVAESIGVTEDQLLPRFLAAASHPLPTHEVASGPVQEVVHRDVDLLRRLPVPKHNERDSGPYITAGLLIARNPKTGVQNVSIHRCQISGKNRIGVLLLPRHTFSYYRLAEELGQALEIAIVIGAHPALMLASQAIAALDEDEMAIAGALLGSPVDVVKCRTNSVRVPAHAEIVIEGRILQGVREPEGPFGEFPQYYGPRANREVIEVDAITHRKAPIFHTIVGGGFEHLILGGVPREATLLQHLRRSFPNVLDVRLTRGGTCRYHLAIKIDKANDGEPKNIMMCAFGAHYDIKQVVVVDKDVDISSSEEIEWAVATRFQADRDLMVISGALGSKLDPTTDNGISAKMGLDATAPVSAPELAFKRIRVKGEEDVDLATALQADPSAAVARLLAEALI, encoded by the coding sequence ATGGAAACTCCGGTCAGGACAGCTGCGAAGACGTCGTCCGATCTGCGCGCCTGGCTCGCTTATCTCGCCGAGCGTGGCAAGCTCGCGATTGCCCGCGAGGGCATTGGCCTCGCCGACGAGCTCGCCGCAATCGCCAAGCGGCTGGAGCGCGACAGCGCCGTGCTGTTTCCGCGCCCCGATGGGCACGACATTCCCGTCGTCGCCAACCTCTTTGCCGGCCGTGACTGGGTCGCGGAGTCCATCGGCGTGACCGAGGACCAGCTGCTACCGCGATTCCTGGCCGCCGCGAGCCATCCGCTACCGACGCATGAGGTCGCGAGCGGCCCGGTGCAGGAAGTCGTCCACAGGGATGTCGATCTGCTCCGCCGGCTTCCGGTGCCCAAGCATAATGAGCGCGACAGCGGTCCCTACATCACAGCCGGCCTCTTGATCGCCCGCAACCCGAAGACCGGCGTCCAGAACGTCTCGATCCACCGCTGCCAGATCTCCGGCAAGAATCGCATCGGCGTGCTGCTGCTGCCGCGGCACACTTTCTCCTATTATCGCCTTGCCGAAGAGCTCGGCCAGGCGCTGGAGATCGCCATCGTCATCGGCGCGCACCCCGCGCTGATGCTGGCCTCGCAGGCGATCGCCGCACTTGACGAGGACGAGATGGCGATTGCCGGCGCGCTGCTCGGCTCGCCGGTGGATGTGGTGAAGTGCCGCACCAATTCGGTCCGCGTGCCCGCGCATGCGGAGATCGTGATCGAGGGACGCATTCTGCAGGGCGTGCGCGAGCCGGAAGGGCCGTTCGGCGAATTCCCTCAGTATTACGGCCCGCGCGCCAACCGTGAGGTAATCGAGGTCGACGCGATCACGCATCGCAAGGCGCCGATCTTCCACACCATCGTCGGCGGCGGGTTCGAGCATCTCATCCTCGGCGGCGTGCCGCGCGAGGCGACGCTGCTCCAGCATCTGCGCCGCAGTTTCCCCAATGTGCTCGACGTCCGCCTCACGCGCGGCGGCACCTGCCGCTATCACCTCGCGATCAAGATCGACAAGGCCAATGACGGCGAGCCCAAGAACATCATGATGTGCGCCTTCGGCGCGCATTACGACATCAAGCAGGTGGTCGTGGTCGACAAGGATGTCGACATCTCCTCGTCCGAGGAGATCGAATGGGCGGTGGCGACGCGCTTCCAGGCCGACCGCGACCTCATGGTTATCTCGGGCGCGCTCGGCTCGAAGCTCGATCCGACCACCGACAATGGCATCAGCGCCAAGATGGGCCTGGACGCGACCGCGCCGGTCAGCGCGCCCGAGCTCGCCTTCAAGCGCATCCGCGTCAAGGGCGAGGAGGATGTCGATCTCGCCACCGCCTTGCAGGCTGATCCGAGCGCGGCTGTCGCGCGTCTTCTCGCGGAGGCGCTGATATGA
- a CDS encoding UbiX family flavin prenyltransferase, with protein sequence MQDATPKRMIIGISGASGVTYGVRLLQLLRNAGVETHLVMSKTAEQTFAYETDLKIAEVKALANVCHAIDDMASAISSGSFRTAGMIVAPCSMRSMSEIASGVTTTLLTRAADVVLKERRRLVLMVRETPLHTGHLRTMTALSEMGAIIAPPVPAFYAKPENLEDMVEHTVGRVLDLYDIDIGVVRRWGEDEALKRRSPTLHKIVP encoded by the coding sequence ATGCAGGACGCCACGCCCAAGCGGATGATCATCGGCATTTCCGGCGCCTCGGGCGTCACCTATGGCGTGCGCCTGCTGCAGCTGCTGCGCAATGCCGGCGTCGAGACGCATCTGGTGATGTCGAAGACTGCCGAACAGACCTTCGCCTATGAGACGGACCTGAAGATTGCCGAGGTGAAGGCGCTCGCCAATGTCTGCCATGCCATCGACGACATGGCCTCGGCAATTTCCAGCGGCTCGTTCCGCACCGCCGGGATGATCGTGGCGCCGTGCTCGATGCGCTCGATGTCCGAGATCGCCTCCGGCGTGACCACGACGCTGCTGACCCGCGCCGCCGATGTCGTGCTGAAGGAGCGCCGGCGCCTGGTGCTGATGGTGCGCGAGACCCCGCTGCACACCGGGCACCTCCGGACGATGACGGCGTTGTCGGAGATGGGCGCGATCATCGCGCCGCCAGTGCCGGCCTTCTACGCGAAACCCGAGAATCTCGAAGACATGGTCGAGCACACCGTCGGCCGTGTGCTCGACCTCTACGACATCGATATCGGCGTGGTGCGCCGCTGGGGCGAGGACGAGGCGCTCAAGCGCCGCTCGCCGACGTTGCACAAGATCGTGCCCTGA
- a CDS encoding LysR family transcriptional regulator, whose product MQYFLCLAEEKNVTRAARQLNIVQPALSMQIAKLEAELGQKLFDRSVQGMTLTSAGEALVRLTAPIVRDAEHARQEMAQLGGRISGRVSVGLITSVAQSTMASASATVASRYPEITLSVCEGYTETLVDWVNTGQLDFALINVPRRKTPLAAHHVMDEEMVFACRKDNAMRPPAKLRFDHIAGFDLVLPSKRHGLRLILDEHAAAVGIDLRPRLELDTLPALCDVIATTDFATVLPTIALRQSLAGGTIRAHRFDTQRIVRSIAWVHHPRRAVSVAAKAVLDIISQDLAQAAAVAREFVEPASNGTSSSSRRARRKPRKRAG is encoded by the coding sequence ATGCAATATTTCCTGTGCCTCGCCGAAGAGAAGAACGTCACCCGGGCCGCGCGCCAGCTCAACATCGTGCAGCCGGCGCTGAGCATGCAGATCGCCAAGCTCGAGGCCGAGCTCGGCCAAAAACTGTTCGACCGCAGCGTCCAGGGCATGACGCTGACCAGCGCCGGCGAGGCGCTGGTGCGGCTGACGGCGCCGATCGTGCGCGATGCCGAACATGCGCGGCAGGAGATGGCGCAGCTCGGCGGGCGCATCTCCGGCCGGGTCTCGGTCGGCCTCATCACCTCGGTCGCGCAAAGCACGATGGCGAGCGCGTCTGCGACGGTCGCCAGCCGCTATCCCGAGATCACGCTGTCGGTCTGCGAGGGCTACACCGAGACGCTGGTCGACTGGGTCAACACCGGCCAGCTCGATTTCGCGCTGATCAACGTGCCGCGGCGGAAGACGCCGCTGGCCGCCCATCACGTCATGGACGAGGAGATGGTGTTCGCCTGTCGCAAGGACAACGCGATGAGGCCGCCGGCGAAACTGCGTTTCGACCACATCGCAGGTTTTGACCTGGTGCTGCCTTCCAAGCGACACGGCCTGCGGCTGATCCTGGACGAGCACGCCGCGGCGGTCGGCATCGACCTGCGCCCGCGCCTGGAGCTCGACACCCTGCCCGCGCTCTGCGACGTGATCGCGACCACCGATTTCGCGACGGTGCTGCCGACCATCGCGCTCCGGCAATCGCTGGCGGGCGGGACCATCCGCGCGCACCGCTTCGACACGCAGCGGATCGTGCGCTCGATCGCCTGGGTGCATCATCCCAGGCGCGCGGTGTCGGTCGCGGCCAAGGCCGTGCTCGACATCATCAGCCAGGACCTTGCGCAGGCGGCCGCCGTGGCGAGAGAGTTCGTGGAGCCTGCCTCCAATGGCACAAGCTCGTCCTCCCGCAGGGCCCGCAGGAAGCCGCGGAAGCGAGCAGGTTAG
- a CDS encoding helix-turn-helix transcriptional regulator codes for MPFFRLNDDQFLPDDLGDFDPEAVPRAIAAFGGRMVTKGMELAMHTHRKDELVLALRGIVRLEAGHGVWIVPPRCAVWIPGDVPHGVSVAGDVEMHCLFIEPDAVPTLPRQCCTLSISPLLASLLVHATHMPVMYDVDGPDGRIATVLLDQLAAAPIEELRFPMPADARLRRIASAMIENPSDRATIDDWGRRIAVAPRTLTRILQRETGMSFGRWRQQLHILIALQRLDQGASVQAVALDLGYEGASAFVTMFRKALGKPPARYLAERRISAH; via the coding sequence ATGCCCTTCTTCCGGCTCAACGACGACCAATTCCTCCCCGATGATCTCGGGGACTTCGACCCCGAAGCCGTGCCGCGCGCCATCGCCGCCTTCGGCGGCCGCATGGTCACCAAGGGCATGGAGCTCGCGATGCACACGCATCGCAAGGACGAGCTCGTCCTGGCCTTGCGGGGCATCGTCAGGCTGGAGGCCGGACATGGCGTCTGGATCGTACCACCGCGTTGCGCTGTGTGGATTCCTGGTGATGTCCCGCACGGCGTGAGCGTCGCCGGCGATGTCGAGATGCATTGCCTGTTCATCGAACCGGATGCAGTCCCGACGCTGCCGCGTCAATGCTGCACGCTGTCGATCTCGCCTTTGCTGGCGAGCCTGCTGGTGCATGCCACCCACATGCCTGTCATGTACGACGTCGACGGGCCCGACGGCCGGATCGCCACGGTGCTGCTCGACCAGCTCGCTGCCGCTCCGATCGAGGAGTTGCGCTTCCCGATGCCTGCGGATGCCAGGCTGCGCCGGATCGCGAGCGCGATGATCGAAAATCCCTCGGACCGCGCGACGATCGACGATTGGGGCCGGCGCATCGCCGTCGCCCCGCGCACCCTCACTCGCATCCTGCAACGCGAGACCGGCATGAGCTTTGGCCGCTGGCGCCAGCAGCTCCACATCCTCATCGCGCTTCAGCGCCTCGATCAGGGCGCCTCGGTGCAGGCTGTCGCGCTCGATCTCGGCTATGAGGGCGCGAGCGCCTTCGTCACCATGTTCCGCAAGGCGCTCGGCAAGCCGCCGGCGCGATATCTCGCCGAACGCCGCATCAGCGCACACTGA
- a CDS encoding class I SAM-dependent methyltransferase, translating to MDSLSTGLVADVLHRLHQEAEIADAPLMQAFVNEGTSREEMISQAIAAESRDLNEVYQRFANNFLSVSPRFGRFLYMCVRASKAKRIVEFGSSMGISAIYMAAGLRDIGGGRLIGTDLEPGKIERARANVAAAGLADLVSFRVGDARETLQADLGGEIDMVMLDGAFTLYLPILKLLEPHLKPGALIVGENAFEEASGYIDYVRDPDNGYLSLSLPFDPGRGNELTIKTR from the coding sequence ATGGATTCACTCAGCACCGGCCTCGTCGCCGACGTCCTCCATCGTCTTCATCAGGAAGCCGAGATCGCCGACGCGCCGCTGATGCAGGCCTTTGTGAATGAGGGCACGAGCCGTGAAGAGATGATCAGCCAGGCGATCGCGGCCGAGAGCCGCGATCTCAATGAGGTCTATCAGCGATTTGCGAACAATTTCCTGAGCGTCTCACCGCGGTTCGGGCGCTTCCTCTACATGTGCGTTCGCGCCAGCAAGGCCAAGCGCATCGTCGAGTTCGGCTCCTCGATGGGGATTTCGGCGATCTACATGGCCGCGGGCTTGCGCGACATCGGCGGCGGCCGCCTGATCGGGACCGATCTCGAACCCGGCAAGATCGAGCGCGCACGAGCGAACGTCGCGGCGGCGGGGCTGGCGGACCTGGTCTCGTTCCGGGTTGGCGACGCGCGAGAAACCCTCCAAGCCGATCTCGGCGGCGAGATCGACATGGTGATGCTCGATGGCGCCTTCACGCTCTACCTTCCCATTCTCAAGCTGCTGGAGCCGCACTTGAAGCCTGGCGCGCTCATCGTCGGCGAGAACGCGTTCGAGGAAGCCTCTGGCTATATCGACTACGTCCGCGATCCCGACAATGGCTACCTCTCGCTGTCGCTGCCGTTCGACCCCGGCCGCGGCAACGAACTCACGATCAAGACCAGATGA
- a CDS encoding siderophore-interacting protein, with protein MRSARIAAIETLSPHFRLVELEGEALKTVAWAAGQKIQVAMGAGLSARTYTPMSWNAGSGRTRLLAFVHGDGPGSRWVDALREGDTCQFFGPRRSLDLTGFEAPIVLFGDETSFGLAAALRDNLQAGGALHMFETTDVAASRQVLEAISLGEARLIARSADDVHLAAVEAEMLRLAANGAQFVLTGKASSIQRISRALKAAGVASSRIKAKAYWAPGKTGLD; from the coding sequence ATGCGGTCCGCGCGCATCGCCGCAATCGAGACGCTTTCGCCGCACTTCCGGCTCGTCGAGCTCGAAGGCGAAGCGCTCAAGACCGTCGCCTGGGCGGCCGGCCAGAAGATTCAGGTCGCGATGGGCGCAGGCCTGAGCGCGCGCACCTATACGCCGATGTCGTGGAACGCGGGTAGCGGCCGGACACGCCTGCTCGCCTTCGTCCATGGCGATGGCCCCGGCAGCCGATGGGTGGACGCCTTGCGCGAAGGCGACACCTGCCAGTTCTTCGGCCCGCGTCGCTCGCTCGATCTCACCGGCTTTGAGGCGCCCATCGTCCTTTTTGGCGATGAGACCTCGTTCGGTCTTGCGGCGGCATTGCGCGACAATCTGCAAGCCGGCGGTGCGCTCCACATGTTCGAAACCACTGATGTCGCGGCGTCGCGGCAGGTGCTGGAGGCGATCAGCCTCGGTGAAGCACGATTGATTGCCCGCAGCGCGGACGATGTACATCTCGCAGCCGTCGAGGCGGAAATGCTGCGCCTTGCTGCAAACGGCGCGCAGTTCGTCCTGACAGGAAAAGCATCATCGATCCAGCGCATCAGCCGCGCGCTGAAAGCCGCTGGCGTCGCATCGTCACGGATCAAGGCGAAAGCCTATTGGGCGCCGGGCAAGACCGGGCTGGATTAA
- a CDS encoding tripartite tricarboxylate transporter substrate binding protein encodes MTRFGRSKITNTASQQSEGFHLDRRSLLSLGGGALLAAAGMRAANAQDYPARPIQVLVPFAGGSASDVITRILLNRMSTSLGQAFVVDNRPGAGGNIGTAAAAHAAPDGYTLLMSTSGPLAANKSLYKELPYDPLKDLAPIGLFATMPNVIVINSRLPPKSLRELIDYAKAHPRELNYGTVGVGSSQHLSAAYFEQLTGTEITHVPYRNIAAYTPDFIAGQVPLGFQLLPNVLGLIKSGDARPLAVASDKRMTALPDVPTAAEAGLKDYESAAWLALLAPANTDKAVVDKLYKAMVEAVNDPKVRALFVEQGAEPLVMDPQGLTKFMTVETTKWAGIIKKIGIEPM; translated from the coding sequence ATGACACGGTTCGGTCGCAGCAAGATCACGAACACCGCTTCGCAGCAGAGCGAGGGATTTCATCTTGACCGGAGATCACTGCTCTCGCTCGGTGGCGGCGCCTTGCTCGCAGCCGCCGGAATGCGGGCCGCGAACGCGCAAGACTATCCCGCCCGGCCGATCCAGGTGCTCGTGCCCTTTGCCGGCGGCAGCGCCAGCGATGTGATCACGCGCATCCTGCTCAACCGCATGTCTACGTCGCTCGGACAAGCGTTTGTGGTCGACAACCGCCCCGGCGCGGGCGGCAATATTGGCACCGCGGCCGCGGCACATGCGGCCCCGGATGGCTACACGCTGCTGATGAGCACATCGGGCCCGCTGGCCGCGAACAAGTCGCTCTACAAGGAGCTTCCTTACGACCCGCTGAAGGATCTCGCCCCGATCGGCCTGTTCGCGACGATGCCGAATGTCATCGTGATCAATTCGAGGCTGCCGCCAAAGTCGCTGCGTGAACTGATCGACTACGCCAAGGCGCATCCGCGCGAGCTGAACTACGGGACGGTCGGCGTCGGCTCGTCGCAGCATCTGTCGGCGGCCTATTTCGAGCAGCTCACGGGCACCGAGATCACCCACGTGCCCTACCGCAACATCGCCGCCTACACGCCGGACTTCATCGCCGGCCAGGTCCCGCTCGGCTTCCAGCTCCTGCCGAACGTTCTCGGCCTGATCAAGAGCGGCGATGCGCGCCCGCTCGCGGTTGCCAGCGACAAGCGCATGACGGCGCTGCCTGACGTGCCAACCGCTGCCGAGGCTGGCCTGAAGGATTACGAGAGCGCCGCCTGGCTTGCTCTGCTCGCGCCGGCGAATACCGACAAGGCTGTCGTCGATAAGCTCTATAAAGCGATGGTCGAAGCGGTGAACGATCCGAAGGTGCGCGCCCTCTTCGTCGAACAGGGCGCCGAGCCGCTGGTGATGGACCCGCAAGGCCTGACCAAATTCATGACCGTCGAGACCACGAAATGGGCCGGCATCATCAAGAAGATCGGCATTGAGCCGATGTGA